One Bubalus bubalis isolate 160015118507 breed Murrah chromosome 10, NDDB_SH_1, whole genome shotgun sequence genomic window carries:
- the LOC102407001 gene encoding 60S acidic ribosomal protein P1-like codes for MVTEGKINALVKAAGVNTGPSWPGLFANALASVNIGDLTRKAGASGPAPAASAEPDRGPAPSTPAAPGENKKAEAQKRI; via the coding sequence ATGGTCACGGAGGGCAAGATCAATGCCCTCGTTAAAGCAGCCGGTGTAAACACTGGCCCTTCCTGGCCAGGCTTGTTTGCAAACGCTTTGGCCAGTGTCAACATCGGGGACCTCACCCGCAAGGCGGGGGCTAGTGGGCCTGCCCCAGCAGCTAGTGCTGAACCAGACAGAGgtcctgccccctccacccctgctGCCCCGGGTGAGAACAAGAAAGCAGAAGcccagaaaagaatctga